From a single Lolium rigidum isolate FL_2022 chromosome 7, APGP_CSIRO_Lrig_0.1, whole genome shotgun sequence genomic region:
- the LOC124670058 gene encoding cysteine-rich receptor-like protein kinase 10 gives MATRCRCNLSCYLAAALLLLVTAFLNAPLTAAQPLPWQLCGNNTGNYTEGSAYQANIRVLASVFPKNASASPVLFTKGSAGTAPDVVYALALCRGDTNASSCASCVAAAFKNAQQLCAFNRVATMFDDPCILRYSDQDFLANVTDNRGLRVALNGNNVSAGLAPAFDAASGRLVNATADYAAKDPSRRFGTGEVGFDETYPKIYSLAQCTPDMTAADCQSCLRRIIGWATPKYFVSQPGGRVFGVRCNFRFETYSFFSGRPLLQLPGVLPPATAPAPPATAQGRARHRTGLILAITLPIAAALLLLSATCVCFWRRRKQAKRKPSVPTDSTNQDDIQSIDSLLLDLSTLRAATDNFSESNKLGEGGFGSVYKGVLSEGQEIAVKRLSQTSMQGVEELKTELVLVAKLQHKNLVRLVGVCLEGQEKLLVYEYMPKRSLDTVLFDSEKRRDLDWGKRLKIVNGVARGLQYLHEDSQLRIVHRDLKASNVLLDSDCNPKISDFGLAKLFGWDQSQAITSHIAGTYGYMAPEYAMRGQYSVKSDAFSFGVLLLEIVTGRKSSNFADSEQSIDLLSLVWEHWTTGTVEELADPSLGGRSPGGQMLKLVNIGLLCVQDNPADRPTMSTVNVMLSSSTVSLQAPSRPTFCVGEMEGFSGMYSEAPYLMGSQSQYAGDSKPTAMSPNEDSLTELEPR, from the exons ATGGCCACGCGGTGCCGTTGTAATCTTTCCTGCTACCTCGCCGCTGCTCTCCTACTCCTCGTTACCGCCTTCCTCAACGCGCCGCTCACCGCCGCGCAGCCGCTGCCATGGCAGCTCTGCGGCAACAACACCGGAAACTACACTGAGGGCAGCGCCTACCAGGCCAACATACGCGTCCTCGCCagcgtcttccccaagaacgcATCCGCGTCCCCGGTCCTCTTCACAAAGGGCTCCGCCGGCACGGCGCCGGACGTCGTCTACGCGCTCGCGCTCTGCCGCGGCGACACCAACGCCTCCTCTTGCGCGTcctgcgtcgccgccgccttcaagAACGCCCAGCAGCTCTGCGCCTTCAACAGGGTCGCTACCATGTTCGACGACCCCTGCATCCTCCGCTACTCCGACCAGGACTTCCTGGCCAACGTCACAGATAACCGGGGTTTGCGCGTCGCGTTGAACGGCAACAACGTCAGCGCGGGGTTGGCGCCGGCGTTCGACGCCGCATCTGGCAGGCTCGTCAACGCCACCGCCGACTACGCGGCGAAAGACCCGAGCCGGCGGTTCGGCACGGGGGAGGTGGGGTTCGACGAGACCTACCCCAAGATCTACTCGCTGGCGCAGTGCACGCCGGACATGACGGCAGCCGACTGCCAGAGCTGCCTCAGGCGCATCATTGGCTGGGCCACTCCCAAGTATTTCGTCAGCCAGCCGGGCGGGAGAGTCTTCGGCGTGCGCTGCAACTTCCGCTTCGAGACCTACTCTTTCTTCTCTGGCCGCCCGTTGCTGCAACTCCCGGGCGTGCTGCCGCCTGCAACGGCGCCAGCGCCTCCGGCGACCGCACAAG GAAGAGCAAGACATAGGACAGGGTTGATCTTGGCCATTACACTGCCCATAGCTGCTGCCTTGCTACTTCTCAGTGCAACGTGCGTTTGCTTTTGGAGGAGGAGAAAACAGGCAAAAAGAAAGCCGTCAGTAC CAACAGATTCAACTAACCAAGATGACATCCAGAGCATTGATTCCCTCCTTCTTGACCTATCGACGCTGCGGGCTGCAACAGATAACTTCTCTGAAAGCAACAAACTCGGGGAAGGGGGGTTCGGTTCGGTTTACAAG GGTGTTCTTTCTGAAGGTCAAGAAATAGCGGTGAAGCGGCTCTCGCAGACCTCCATGCAAGGAGTAGAAGAGCTGAAAACGGAGCTGGTTCTAGTCGCTAAGCTTCAGCACAAGAATCTTGTCAGGCTCGTTGGAGTCTGCCTGGAAGGACAGGAGAAGCTACTCGTGTACGAATACATGCCAAAACGGAGCCTCGACACCGTTCTCTTTG ATTCTGAGAAAAGGAGAGACCTGGATTGGGGGAAGAGACTGAAGATCGTGAATGGGGTTGCTCGAGGCCTGCAGTACCTCCATGAAGACTCCCAGCTGAGGATCGTCCACCGAGACCTCAAAGCCAGCAACGTCCTGCTGGACTCGGACTGCAATCCTAAGATTTCGGACTTCGGGTTGGCGAAACTGTTTGGATGGGACCAGTCGCAGGCCATCACCAGCCACATCGCCGGAACATA CGGATACATGGCGCCGGAGTACGCGATGCGCGGGCAGTATTCTGTCAAGTCAGACGCCTTCAGTTTCGGCGTCCTGCTCTTGGAGATCGTCACGGGGAGGAagagcagcaacttcgccgactcGGAGCAATCCATTGACCTCTTAAGCCTC GTGTGGGAGCACTGGACCACAGGAACGGTGGAGGAGCTGGCGGATCCGTCCCTGGGCGGCCGGTCTCCGGGAGGCCAGATGCTGAAGCTGGTCAACATTGGGCTTCTGTGCGTGCAGGACAACCCGGCGGACAGGCCGACGATGTCGACCGTGAACGTCATGCTCAGCAGCAGCACGGTGTCGCTGCAGGCGCCGTCGAGGCCAACGTTCTGCGTCGGCGAGATGGAGGGTTTCTCGGGCATGTACTCGGAAGCGCCATATCTAATGGGATCCCAGTCCCAATACGCCGGGGACAGCAAGCCGACGGCGATGTCACCGAATGAGGATTCGCTCACCGAGCTCGAACCAAGATGA